In one Parageobacillus genomosp. 1 genomic region, the following are encoded:
- the hutP gene encoding hut operon transcriptional regulator HutP: MLKEAKARIGRNAILLAMLDGEEELEITRNLDHLSWRYCKGKVGSMEPQKIVAAIETAAKRNHVVDGELYREMHALYHAVVEAVQGVTRGQVELGDLMRTVGLRFAVVRGAPYENAAEGEWIAVALYGTIGAPIRGLEHETVGLGINHI, from the coding sequence ATGCTAAAAGAAGCAAAAGCGCGGATTGGGCGAAACGCCATATTGCTGGCGATGCTCGACGGAGAAGAAGAACTCGAGATCACAAGGAATTTAGATCATTTATCATGGCGTTATTGTAAAGGAAAAGTCGGCTCGATGGAGCCGCAAAAAATTGTCGCTGCGATTGAAACGGCGGCAAAGCGCAACCATGTCGTCGACGGTGAGCTGTATCGGGAAATGCACGCGCTCTATCATGCGGTCGTCGAAGCGGTGCAAGGCGTAACGAGGGGGCAAGTGGAGCTAGGAGATTTAATGAGAACAGTCGGCCTTCGTTTCGCTGTTGTCAGAGGGGCGCCGTATGAAAATGCGGCGGAAGGGGAATGGATTGCTGTTGCTTTATACGGGACGATCGGCGCACCGATTCGCGGGTTGGAGCATGAGACGGTCGGATTAGGAATCAATCATATATAA
- the hutH gene encoding histidine ammonia-lyase — MVILTGNTLTIEEVKRVLYNGELVIASEESMKAVERSRKAVEDIVAKQQIVYGINTGFGKFSDVLIDANDVEQLQVNLIHSHACGVGEPFPEEVSRAMLLLRANALLKGYSGVRPIVIERLLDLINARIHPVIPQQGSLGASGDLAPLAHLALVLVGEGEVFYYGKRMPALEAMSKEGIAPIALKAKEGLALINGTQAMTAMGVVAYIEAEKLAYESELIAAMTMEGLRGIIDALDERIHVARGFPQQIDVAMRIRGYLAGSQLTTKQGELRVQDAYSLRCIPQVHGASWQALDYVKEKLEIEINAATDNPLIFDDGAAVISGGNFHGQPIALAMDFMKIAVAELANISERRIERLVNPQLNDLPPFLSPQPGLQSGAMIMQYVAASLVSENKTLAHPASVDSIPSSANQEDHVSMGTIAARHAYAIVQNARRVLAIELICALQAVEYRGVEKMAAKTRQFYEEARNILPPIIHDRVFSRDIEVIAQWLKQMDETFWRKASQYS, encoded by the coding sequence ATGGTCATATTAACGGGAAATACATTGACGATAGAGGAAGTCAAACGTGTTCTTTATAATGGCGAACTCGTCATTGCCTCAGAAGAAAGCATGAAAGCGGTGGAACGAAGCCGGAAAGCAGTCGAGGACATCGTCGCGAAACAGCAAATCGTTTATGGCATTAATACCGGGTTCGGAAAGTTTAGCGATGTGCTGATTGACGCCAATGACGTCGAACAGCTGCAAGTTAATTTAATTCATTCGCATGCGTGCGGAGTCGGCGAACCGTTTCCGGAAGAGGTGTCGCGGGCGATGCTTTTGTTGCGGGCGAATGCCTTATTAAAAGGGTATTCGGGGGTTCGGCCGATCGTTATTGAACGGCTGCTCGATTTAATTAACGCGCGCATTCATCCCGTCATTCCACAGCAAGGGTCGCTCGGAGCCAGCGGGGACTTGGCGCCGCTTGCCCATTTAGCCCTTGTGTTAGTAGGGGAGGGGGAGGTATTTTATTACGGCAAGCGAATGCCGGCGTTGGAAGCGATGTCAAAAGAAGGAATTGCGCCAATTGCGCTGAAAGCAAAAGAGGGGCTGGCGTTGATTAATGGAACGCAGGCGATGACGGCGATGGGAGTAGTGGCTTATATCGAAGCGGAGAAGCTGGCGTATGAAAGTGAACTGATTGCGGCGATGACGATGGAAGGGCTGCGCGGCATTATTGATGCGTTGGATGAGCGGATTCATGTGGCCCGCGGATTTCCACAGCAAATCGATGTCGCTATGCGCATCCGCGGCTATTTGGCCGGCAGCCAGCTGACGACGAAACAAGGGGAATTGCGCGTGCAAGATGCGTATTCGCTCCGCTGCATTCCGCAAGTGCACGGGGCATCGTGGCAGGCGCTCGATTACGTTAAAGAAAAACTGGAAATCGAGATCAATGCGGCCACCGATAATCCGCTTATTTTTGACGATGGCGCCGCTGTTATTTCAGGCGGAAACTTTCATGGACAACCGATTGCCTTGGCGATGGATTTTATGAAAATCGCCGTAGCGGAATTGGCCAACATATCAGAGCGGCGCATTGAGAGGCTTGTCAACCCGCAATTAAATGATTTACCGCCGTTTTTAAGCCCGCAGCCGGGCTTGCAGTCGGGGGCGATGATCATGCAGTATGTAGCGGCATCGCTCGTATCGGAAAACAAAACGCTCGCCCATCCGGCCAGCGTCGATTCGATTCCATCGTCGGCCAACCAAGAAGATCATGTCAGCATGGGGACGATTGCAGCGCGCCACGCTTATGCGATTGTGCAAAATGCAAGGCGGGTGCTGGCGATTGAACTGATTTGCGCATTGCAGGCGGTCGAGTACCGCGGCGTAGAAAAAATGGCGGCAAAAACGCGGCAGTTTTACGAAGAAGCGCGCAACATCCTGCCGCCGATTATCCATGACCGTGTATTTTCCCGCGACATCGAAGTGATAGCACAATGGCTTAAGCAGATGGATGAGACGTTTTGGCGGAAAGCAAGCCAATATTCGTAA
- a CDS encoding TerC family protein: MTISSEALLALLKIIAIDIILSGDNAVVIAMATRKLPKHQQNKAIFWGTGGAVLLRILFAAVIVFLLEIPFVHLAGGLLLLWIAYKVLVEREEEAHIQSSDRLLKAIMTIIVADAVMSLDNVVAVAGASEGHIGMIAFGVAISIPIMIFGSKAIMKVMEKYRWIAYAGSGILAWTGGKMMMEDEGFMRLLHLQEGPLTYAITVGLTIFVLAAGYVTNKKAESKEGTMA, encoded by the coding sequence TTGACAATTTCTTCAGAGGCGTTGTTGGCATTATTGAAAATCATTGCGATTGATATCATTTTATCCGGCGACAATGCCGTGGTTATTGCGATGGCGACCCGCAAGCTGCCGAAGCATCAGCAAAACAAAGCGATTTTTTGGGGAACAGGCGGCGCCGTTCTCTTGCGTATTTTATTTGCCGCTGTCATTGTCTTTTTGCTAGAAATACCGTTCGTTCATTTGGCAGGCGGGCTATTGCTTCTATGGATTGCCTATAAAGTGCTGGTTGAACGGGAGGAAGAAGCGCATATTCAGTCATCAGACCGCTTGTTGAAAGCGATTATGACGATTATCGTTGCCGATGCGGTAATGAGTTTGGATAATGTTGTGGCGGTAGCGGGAGCGTCAGAAGGACATATCGGCATGATCGCCTTCGGTGTGGCCATCAGCATTCCGATTATGATTTTCGGCTCAAAAGCCATTATGAAGGTGATGGAAAAATATCGCTGGATTGCCTATGCCGGATCGGGAATTTTAGCATGGACGGGCGGAAAAATGATGATGGAAGATGAGGGATTTATGCGTCTTCTTCATCTTCAGGAGGGACCGCTCACTTACGCGATTACCGTAGGATTAACCATTTTCGTATTAGCTGCCGGATATGTGACGAATAAAAAGGCGGAAAGCAAGGAAGGAACGATGGCTTAA
- a CDS encoding D-2-hydroxyacid dehydrogenase, whose translation MKLDHILVTGRLYAEMAPLLQQKRPDKNFRFVAEEAICRDDFFWADVYVGFRPVPSFEFGNIRWVHSLGAGVDAFLWNREWKEDVVLTRTIGTFGEQISEYCLSYMLRDLQCHDVYGWYQSQRQWKPVAPTLLRTQCVVIYGTGEIGQQIARHLRLFGIAPIGVSLSGRQKPHFSKVFSVTQAEEVLPKADWIIAALPLTKQTYHLFDERFFSLLNNVCFINVGRGATVDEMALWSALETRHIRLAVLDVVEEEPLPAESPLWQHPNVIITPHIAALTSAEEAVDCFLQTLRRIENNEPLFNRVDIEKGY comes from the coding sequence ATGAAGCTCGACCATATTTTAGTGACTGGAAGGTTGTATGCGGAAATGGCGCCATTGTTGCAACAAAAGCGACCGGATAAAAACTTCCGCTTTGTCGCGGAAGAAGCGATTTGCCGTGATGATTTTTTTTGGGCTGATGTGTATGTGGGCTTTCGGCCGGTTCCTTCCTTTGAATTTGGCAACATTCGCTGGGTTCACTCACTTGGTGCCGGGGTCGATGCGTTTTTATGGAACCGGGAGTGGAAAGAAGATGTGGTTCTAACGAGGACGATCGGCACATTTGGCGAACAAATTAGTGAATATTGCCTTAGCTATATGCTTCGGGATTTACAATGCCATGATGTATATGGATGGTATCAATCCCAGCGGCAATGGAAGCCGGTCGCGCCAACGTTGCTGCGGACGCAATGCGTCGTCATTTATGGAACAGGCGAGATTGGACAGCAGATTGCCCGTCACCTGCGTCTGTTTGGCATCGCGCCAATCGGTGTTTCATTAAGCGGACGGCAAAAGCCGCATTTTTCCAAAGTGTTTTCTGTCACGCAGGCGGAAGAGGTGCTGCCAAAAGCAGATTGGATTATTGCCGCACTTCCGCTGACAAAACAAACGTATCATCTGTTTGACGAAAGGTTTTTTTCTCTTTTAAATAACGTTTGCTTCATCAATGTCGGCAGAGGGGCAACCGTAGATGAAATGGCGTTATGGAGCGCATTGGAGACCCGTCATATTCGTCTTGCTGTTTTAGACGTGGTAGAAGAGGAGCCATTACCGGCGGAGTCACCGTTATGGCAGCATCCAAACGTCATCATTACGCCGCATATTGCCGCGCTGACATCGGCGGAGGAAGCGGTGGACTGCTTTTTGCAAACGCTGCGGCGAATCGAGAATAATGAGCCGCTTTTCAACCGAGTAGATATCGAAAAAGGATATTAA
- a CDS encoding lactate utilization protein C, producing MKTGAIYNREAFLQTIADRLGRQRRVSGVSRPHWKHQPQWKVFEGYSQDDLLAVLKEQCALIHTQYVETTCDTLAETVKQVVAQYGGGPVITWDDPRFDEYGLTDLLHREWPNENVEVHVWNAKLGRKNIDFAEKANVGITFSDITLAESGTVVLFSGNGKGRTVSFLPKTYISIIAKSTVVPRMTQAAAYIHEQIEKGQLVPSCVNFITGPSNSADIEMNLVVGVHGPMKATYVVVTDR from the coding sequence ATCGGCTCGGGCGGCAGCGCCGCGTATCAGGGGTATCCCGCCCACATTGGAAGCACCAGCCGCAATGGAAAGTGTTTGAAGGCTACAGCCAAGACGATTTATTGGCGGTGTTAAAAGAACAATGCGCACTCATTCACACCCAATATGTAGAAACGACATGTGACACGCTAGCGGAAACGGTAAAGCAAGTCGTTGCCCAATACGGGGGCGGCCCGGTTATCACGTGGGACGATCCGCGCTTTGACGAATATGGATTAACCGACTTGCTGCACCGCGAGTGGCCAAACGAAAACGTGGAGGTTCATGTCTGGAACGCTAAGCTAGGCAGAAAAAATATTGATTTTGCCGAGAAAGCAAACGTCGGCATTACGTTTAGCGACATTACGCTGGCTGAATCAGGAACGGTCGTGCTGTTCAGCGGAAATGGAAAAGGGCGCACCGTCAGCTTTTTGCCGAAAACATATATCTCGATCATCGCTAAAAGCACCGTTGTGCCGCGCATGACCCAAGCCGCTGCTTACATTCATGAACAAATCGAAAAAGGGCAGCTCGTTCCTTCGTGTGTTAACTTTATTACCGGCCCAAGCAACTCGGCCGATATTGAGATGAATTTAGTCGTCGGAGTTCACGGTCCAATGAAAGCGACTTATGTGGTCGTTACCGATCGTTAA